Proteins encoded within one genomic window of Setaria italica strain Yugu1 chromosome IV, Setaria_italica_v2.0, whole genome shotgun sequence:
- the LOC101770542 gene encoding peroxidase 1, translating into MAIKSCVLLLLPVALLLLAAGSSPAVAQLEIGYYSKTCPNVEAIVRDEMEKIISAAPSLAGPLLRLHFHDCFVRGCDASVLLNSTEGNLAERDAKPNKSLRGFGSVDRVKAKLEAACPNTVSCADVLTLMARDAVVLAKGPSWPVALGRRDGKVSSATEAADELPPANGDIPLLTKIFVSKNLDVKDLVVLSGAHTLGTAHCPSYAGRLYNFSSAYNADPTLDSEYADRLRTRCKSVDDKAMLSEMDPGSYKTFDTSYYRHVAKRRGLFQSDAALLTDAATRDYVQHIATGKFDDVFFKDFSESMIKMGNVGVLTGAEGEIRKKCYIVN; encoded by the exons ATGGCGATCAAGTCTTGTGTGCTGCTGTTGTTACCTGTGGCCCTTCTGCTGCTCGCAGCAGGCAGCtcaccggcggtggcgcagctGGAGATCGGCTACTACAGCAAGACATGCCCCAATGTCGAGGCGATCGTCCGTGATGAGATGGAGAAGATCATCTCGGCCGCACCCAGCCTCGCCGGCCCGCTCCTCAGACTCCatttccacgactgcttcgtcagg GGCTGTGATGCGTCTGTCCTTCTCAACTCCACCGAGGGCAACCTGGCAGAGAGGGACGCCAAGCCGAACAAGAGCCTCCGGGGATTTGGTTCCGTGGACAGGGTGAAGGCCAAGCTCGAAGCCGCCTGCCCCAACACTgtctcctgcgccgacgtcCTCACCCTCATGGCCCGCGACGCCGTCGTGCTTGCCAAGGGCCCATCCTGGCCGGTTGCGCTCGGGAGGCGAGACGGCAAGGTGTCCAGCGCCACAGAGGCGGCCGACGAGCTGCCTCCAGCCAACGGAGACATCCCTCTGCTCACAAAGATTTTCGTTTCCAAGAACCTCGATGTTAAGGACCTCGTCGTCCTCTCTGGTGCGCACACCCTCGGCACGGCGCACTGCCCGTCCTACGCCGGCCGGCTCTACAACTTCAGCAGCGCCTACAACGCCGACCCAACCCTCGACAGCGAATACGCTGACAGGCTGAGGACGCGCTGCAAGAGCGTCGACGACAAGGCCATGCTGTCCGAGATGGACCCTGGCAGCTACAAGACCTTCGACACCAGCTACTACCGCCATGTCGCCAAGCGCCGGGGCCTCTTCCAGTCCGACGCCGCACTCCTCACCGACGCCGCCACCAGGGATTACGTCCAGCACATCGCCACCGGCAAGTTCGATGACGTGTTCTTCAAGGACTTCAGTGAGTCCATGATCAAGATGGGCAACGTCGGCGTTCTCACCGGTGCTGAGGGGGAGATCAGGAAAAAGTGCTACATCGTCAACTAG